From the Papaver somniferum cultivar HN1 chromosome 2, ASM357369v1, whole genome shotgun sequence genome, the window CTCGTGACAAACCAAGTAAACGGTGACTTTCATGTCAAAGAGCCGCATTTAACGCCCTACCGGGCGGAGGCCCAAAGATTGATGAACCAAACAGAGTTGACCTTGGATCACACCGGCAGGGGTGGAAACAAGCACATAGACGCTTTGGCGACCCTGGAAAGCAAAGTTCAATTGAACGGAGAAGAAGAGGGTACCGTCACAATAAAGAGAAAGGAGTTACCCAGCACTTGGAAAGAAGACTTGTCCTTCGAAGAAGCAGATGATTGGAGACTAGTGTATATCGATGATCTGACCCGGATGGACGAGGGACGAGTGATACCCATCCAAGACTTGAAAAAATTCATCGTGATCCAAGGAGCCTTGTATTACAGGG encodes:
- the LOC113351515 gene encoding uncharacterized protein LOC113351515; amino-acid sequence: MAATNIRIRAQISMPECGERTSNNRSHGYVPGRSKNVAEYEALILGLRMANDLNLRSVEVKGDSRLVTNQVNGDFHVKEPHLTPYRAEAQRLMNQTELTLDHTGRGGNKHIDALATLESKVQLNGEEEGTVTIKRKELPSTWKEDLSFEEADDWRLVYIDDLTRMDEGRVIPIQDLKKFIVIQGALYYRAAGGSLARCVNKREAEKLLQELHAKTCGQTGAVYLCGKLHRKGVY